A DNA window from Candidatus Methanoperedens sp. contains the following coding sequences:
- a CDS encoding NADH-quinone oxidoreductase subunit M, giving the protein MAALISLMIVISLLGAILTFLTKNREQARTVALVTSLASFALSLILFWGFDSKISTIQFLETYSWVPSIGVNLKFGVDGIGMPLVLLSNIIIPLTVIFAWGETQQANKFYGLILLELVGVMGVFTSLDFFVFYIFWEIVLIPMYFLISIWGGPRKDYAAIKFFIYTHVASLVMLLAIFTLYFNALNVTGKPSFDIFELLKSYQVMDGWLLKGILSIKDAVFLGLLFGFLVKMPAVPFHTWLPDAHVEAPTAGSVILAALLLKMGGYGLFRVILPILPYSDSPGKLITIMAIIGVLSILYGTFLALAQRDLKKMVAYSSISHMGYVTLGAAALIPLSVSGAMYQQFSHGLITGILFMSCGVIQHSAGTRIIHDLGGIAKYMPKLTFVMLAGFLASLGLPAMSGFVAEFLILVNSYFTLPTFVILALFGIVFTAGYHLWAMQRAVFGTYNEKLGHIHDGASYEIASMAILVLLVIYFGLNPNPVLDMMTTSATSLLQFVTGIKGVIT; this is encoded by the coding sequence ATGGCAGCTTTAATTTCATTAATGATCGTTATCTCCTTGCTTGGAGCGATCTTAACATTCTTAACAAAAAACCGTGAGCAGGCACGTACGGTTGCCCTGGTAACATCATTGGCGTCATTTGCTTTATCATTGATATTATTCTGGGGATTTGATAGTAAAATATCCACTATACAGTTCCTTGAAACATACTCCTGGGTACCAAGTATCGGAGTGAACTTAAAGTTCGGTGTTGATGGGATAGGTATGCCGCTTGTACTGTTATCTAATATAATTATCCCGCTTACAGTCATATTTGCATGGGGTGAAACACAGCAGGCAAACAAGTTCTATGGTTTGATACTCCTTGAACTGGTAGGTGTTATGGGAGTTTTCACCTCACTTGATTTCTTTGTGTTCTATATATTCTGGGAAATCGTCCTCATACCAATGTACTTCCTGATAAGTATCTGGGGGGGTCCGAGAAAAGACTATGCTGCAATTAAGTTCTTCATATATACACATGTGGCGAGCCTGGTTATGCTGCTTGCGATATTTACGCTCTACTTCAACGCACTCAATGTAACCGGAAAACCGAGTTTTGATATCTTTGAACTCCTGAAATCCTATCAGGTTATGGACGGGTGGCTATTGAAAGGCATATTATCTATAAAAGATGCTGTATTCTTAGGGTTATTGTTTGGTTTTCTTGTCAAAATGCCTGCGGTGCCTTTCCATACATGGCTGCCTGATGCACACGTTGAAGCCCCGACAGCGGGCAGTGTCATACTTGCTGCTTTGCTGCTCAAGATGGGTGGTTATGGCCTTTTCAGGGTAATACTTCCAATCCTGCCATATTCTGACTCACCAGGAAAATTGATCACGATCATGGCTATAATCGGAGTGCTCAGCATATTATATGGAACTTTCCTGGCCCTGGCCCAGCGCGACCTCAAGAAGATGGTGGCTTATTCCAGTATAAGCCACATGGGTTATGTGACCCTTGGCGCTGCTGCACTTATTCCACTTTCCGTAAGCGGGGCGATGTACCAGCAGTTTTCGCATGGTCTCATAACAGGTATCCTGTTCATGTCATGCGGTGTGATCCAGCATTCTGCAGGAACAAGGATAATCCATGACCTGGGAGGCATAGCTAAATATATGCCAAAACTGACATTTGTCATGCTGGCAGGGTTCCTGGCTTCGCTGGGATTACCGGCTATGAGCGGGTTCGTTGCTGAATTCCTCATTCTTGTGAACTCGTATTTTACACTTCCGACATTTGTGATACTTGCACTCTTTGGTATCGTTTTCACAGCAGGATATCATCTCTGGGCCATGCAAAGAGCAGTATTTGGTACATATAATGAAAAACTGGGGCATATCCATGATGGGGCGAGCTATGAAATAGCCTCCATGGCCATCCTTGTCCTGCTGGTCATATACTTCGGACTGAATCCGAACCCTGTGCTTGATATGATGACTACAAGTGCGACTTCGCTACTTCAGTTTGTTACCGGAATAAAAGGAGTGATAACATGA
- a CDS encoding NADH-quinone oxidoreductase subunit N, protein MNFTLLLPEILLIILAFVIILLGLLVSDKSKNMFGYLSAAGLVASLVYVLGNGMTGKTNFFYDSLVIDPLSQVFKLIFIVVSLIAVIASIEYFKNNRNQDEYYALLLLSTVGMMVVASANDLIALFVGFELASMSTYVLAGFEKKNPASLEAALKYFIIGSISSALMLFGMSLIYGITGSTNIPAIIEFFNTTHLIAESSLGILAMIFLVAGFGFKMALVPFHMWAPDTYEGSPSVVSALLAAGSKKMGFVAAFRVLILALVAIRVDIQYTFAILAIITMTYGNVVAISQRSIKRMLAYSSIAQAGYISLAFVVMTQMSVAGGVLLALGHALMKGGAFIAVAVVSYMVLKDNKDAKNTDDLGNFAGLGKRAPITALSLFIFFLALAGIPPSAGFIGKFVLFYSIMVEAASQASTWLLIVVIIAILNSALSIYYYARVIKYMYVLPPNGERIKEPAPYVIAILLAVIGTIGIGLYPEPFIQMAINAAKALGV, encoded by the coding sequence ATGAATTTTACTTTACTTCTTCCTGAAATACTGCTGATCATACTGGCTTTTGTAATTATACTACTGGGTTTACTGGTAAGCGATAAATCCAAGAATATGTTTGGATACTTGAGCGCAGCAGGACTTGTGGCTTCACTTGTATATGTTCTTGGTAACGGGATGACCGGGAAGACAAATTTCTTCTATGATTCCCTGGTTATTGATCCTTTGTCCCAGGTTTTCAAATTAATATTCATAGTAGTTTCATTAATAGCAGTCATTGCTTCTATCGAATATTTTAAGAATAATCGCAATCAGGATGAGTATTATGCACTTCTTCTCCTGTCTACGGTCGGAATGATGGTAGTGGCATCGGCAAATGACCTGATAGCATTATTTGTAGGTTTTGAACTTGCAAGCATGTCAACATACGTACTTGCAGGTTTTGAGAAAAAGAACCCTGCTTCACTTGAAGCTGCATTGAAATATTTCATAATAGGTTCAATATCATCTGCATTGATGTTGTTCGGCATGTCGCTTATTTATGGAATAACCGGTTCAACCAATATTCCTGCGATAATTGAATTCTTTAATACGACTCATCTCATTGCAGAAAGCTCTCTCGGGATACTGGCGATGATTTTCCTTGTTGCAGGATTTGGTTTCAAGATGGCGCTTGTGCCATTCCATATGTGGGCTCCTGATACATACGAAGGTTCACCAAGCGTAGTATCTGCCCTGCTTGCAGCAGGTTCAAAAAAGATGGGATTTGTTGCAGCATTCAGGGTTCTTATCCTGGCATTAGTGGCGATCAGAGTGGATATCCAGTATACTTTTGCAATACTTGCAATAATAACCATGACTTATGGCAACGTTGTAGCAATCTCACAGCGCAGCATCAAGAGGATGCTTGCATATTCATCCATAGCCCAGGCTGGATATATTTCACTTGCTTTTGTGGTGATGACACAAATGTCAGTCGCCGGAGGCGTACTTCTTGCGCTTGGCCATGCCCTCATGAAAGGAGGCGCATTCATTGCTGTGGCAGTTGTCAGCTATATGGTTTTGAAAGATAATAAGGATGCAAAGAACACAGATGATTTAGGGAATTTTGCAGGGCTTGGAAAACGTGCGCCAATAACCGCATTGTCCCTGTTCATATTTTTCCTGGCCCTGGCAGGAATACCGCCATCAGCAGGATTTATCGGGAAATTCGTACTGTTCTATTCAATAATGGTAGAAGCAGCAAGCCAGGCAAGCACCTGGCTCTTAATTGTTGTGATTATTGCAATTTTAAACAGTGCACTATCCATATATTATTATGCCAGGGTCATAAAATATATGTATGTGCTGCCGCCAAATGGCGAAAGAATAAAAGAACCTGCTCCCTATGTGATTGCTATCCTTCTTGCGGTGATAGGTACGATCGGAATTGGCCTGTATCCTGAACCGTTCATACAGATGGCGATCAATGCGGCTAAAGCTTTAGGAGTGTGA
- a CDS encoding NAD(P)/FAD-dependent oxidoreductase has protein sequence MNNYDCIVVGGGISGLLSALVLSKEGKKVLVLERNDILGNNCNSYMVDGYQVDTGPHAITQLRKGGPLSYLMEKYFDYVPVFVDYGEYFIRTETGLKKVPTTLNGYLTMDILPRKDRLVIAQALTKMMIMCQFGNDLSKTSVYQCLPWENLSPDTADFINTFCYFLSGKSMKETSVQRMFVGSGFVEENIKKEIGNENQINLFENIKKTSYISRLLNNRKVSYNQFYPKDGLKAIVNAILYSLPGSVEIKTSTAVKEIITIDNAAKAVLANENSYYAGTIIYSAFVKDLPIYIKDLPERYISDLKNVSQSRTLTIWLGISDEFNEFNYVGGEVWFRKKAFWAMPISNYNKDFAPEGKKLVGFMFSVDRTSEIESEKREAYDTIVKVYPGIEKYIEMVHYQVTTPEKASVTIDGFIADTKTPIENLYVVGTDSDERSMGVTRAAYSVVKLINVLKKEGILADQA, from the coding sequence ATGAATAATTACGATTGTATTGTCGTGGGTGGGGGCATCAGCGGGTTATTGTCCGCTTTAGTATTATCAAAGGAAGGAAAAAAAGTTCTTGTTCTTGAAAGAAACGATATATTGGGGAACAATTGTAACAGCTATATGGTTGATGGTTACCAGGTGGATACAGGGCCTCATGCCATAACACAATTGCGAAAAGGCGGGCCATTATCTTATCTCATGGAAAAATATTTTGATTATGTTCCTGTTTTTGTGGATTACGGAGAATATTTCATCCGTACAGAAACAGGATTGAAAAAAGTGCCTACAACACTTAATGGTTACCTGACAATGGATATACTACCACGAAAAGACCGGCTTGTGATCGCGCAGGCCCTTACAAAAATGATGATAATGTGCCAGTTCGGGAATGATCTTTCAAAAACCTCTGTTTATCAATGTCTTCCCTGGGAGAATCTCTCGCCAGATACAGCCGATTTTATCAACACATTCTGTTATTTCCTATCCGGAAAATCGATGAAAGAAACCTCGGTCCAGAGAATGTTTGTAGGTAGCGGATTCGTGGAAGAAAATATAAAAAAAGAGATAGGTAATGAAAATCAAATAAACCTGTTCGAGAATATTAAAAAAACATCATATATCAGCCGTTTGTTGAATAACAGGAAAGTAAGCTATAACCAGTTCTACCCGAAAGACGGCTTGAAAGCTATAGTTAATGCGATATTGTATTCTTTGCCCGGATCAGTGGAAATCAAAACCAGTACAGCCGTTAAAGAAATTATTACCATTGATAATGCTGCAAAAGCTGTCCTGGCAAATGAAAATTCCTATTACGCAGGAACTATTATCTATTCAGCTTTCGTGAAAGACCTTCCAATTTATATAAAGGACTTACCAGAAAGATATATTTCCGATCTAAAAAATGTAAGCCAATCCCGGACATTAACGATATGGCTCGGGATAAGCGATGAATTTAATGAATTTAATTACGTGGGTGGTGAAGTATGGTTCAGGAAGAAAGCTTTCTGGGCAATGCCAATAAGCAATTATAATAAGGATTTTGCCCCGGAAGGTAAAAAACTTGTAGGGTTCATGTTCTCTGTTGATAGGACTTCTGAGATCGAATCTGAAAAACGTGAGGCATACGACACCATTGTAAAGGTCTATCCCGGGATAGAAAAATATATTGAGATGGTGCATTACCAGGTAACAACACCGGAAAAAGCTTCTGTAACAATTGATGGTTTTATCGCAGATACGAAAACGCCAATTGAGAACCTTTATGTGGTTGGAACTGATTCAGACGAGAGAAGTATGGGAGTGACAAGGGCTGCTTATTCTGTAGTTAAGCTGATCAACGTATTAAAAAAAGAAGGGATTCTGGCCGATCAGGCTTAG
- a CDS encoding XTP/dITP diphosphatase — MRKIIFVTGNSHKVSEATRIMAPLGIEIEQNNCGYPELQEDTLEAIAGFGARWAANKLNCEVMVDDSGIFIDALCGFPGPYSAYVARTLGNERILKLLDGETNRRACLKCVIGYCRPHDEPVVFEGEVAGEIAKDIRGNLGFGYDPIFEVNGVTFGEMADEEKNGISHRYRALVMFARWLKNE; from the coding sequence ATGAGAAAAATAATCTTTGTAACAGGCAATTCCCATAAAGTAAGTGAAGCAACCCGGATCATGGCGCCTCTGGGTATAGAAATAGAGCAAAACAATTGCGGATATCCTGAATTACAGGAGGATACGCTGGAAGCCATCGCAGGTTTCGGTGCAAGATGGGCCGCGAATAAATTGAATTGCGAGGTCATGGTGGATGATTCCGGGATATTTATCGATGCGCTTTGCGGATTCCCCGGGCCTTATTCTGCATACGTTGCCAGGACTCTTGGAAATGAGAGAATATTGAAACTTCTTGATGGGGAAACGAACCGGCGCGCTTGCCTCAAATGCGTGATAGGATACTGCCGCCCCCATGATGAACCAGTGGTTTTTGAAGGAGAAGTAGCAGGGGAAATCGCAAAAGATATCCGGGGAAACCTGGGTTTCGGGTACGATCCAATATTCGAAGTCAACGGAGTGACATTCGGTGAAATGGCTGATGAAGAAAAGAACGGGATATCCCACAGGTACAGGGCACTGGTTATGTTTGCGCGATGGTTGAAAAATGAATAA
- a CDS encoding aspartate kinase, with protein sequence MRLVMKFGGTSVGDGIRIRHVAELAKKYRNEGNEVVLVTSALSGVTDALLKNAKDASETGKTSGVKEFIADLTKQHHKAVKDAIGNPGIEEKVTHHLDQRIEELEKALIGICYLGELTARSIDYISSYGERLAAPIIAGSFNSLGVNSCSFTGGEAGIITTDEYGNAKPLEGSYSLIKERIEPLLNDSIPVICGFIAQNEAGIITTLGRGGSDFTASIVGAAIKANEIWLWKEVNGIMTTDPNIVPEARPIPVISYIEAMELSYFGAKVLHPRAIEPAIRHGIPVRVKNTFHPEVPGTIVVKDQKLSADIVKAVTVIKNVALFNISGAGMVGTIGVAARVFTTLANAGVNIVMISQGSSEANISLVVDASHLDKAVKAIKTEFKNGIIKEITPDRNISVVAVVGAGMANTPGVAGRVFGALGKAKVNVIMISQGSSQHNISFAVSGDGAKKAVSVLHKEFGLDQAK encoded by the coding sequence ATGAGATTAGTGATGAAATTCGGAGGCACATCTGTAGGCGACGGCATCCGCATAAGACATGTCGCAGAACTGGCAAAAAAATACCGTAATGAAGGAAATGAAGTCGTACTTGTGACATCAGCCTTAAGCGGAGTCACGGATGCCCTCCTGAAAAACGCAAAAGATGCCTCAGAGACCGGAAAAACATCAGGTGTAAAAGAATTCATCGCTGACCTCACAAAACAGCACCATAAGGCTGTAAAGGATGCTATTGGCAATCCGGGGATTGAAGAAAAAGTAACGCATCATCTTGACCAGCGCATTGAGGAACTTGAAAAGGCCCTTATTGGAATCTGCTACCTTGGTGAGCTGACCGCAAGGTCTATCGATTACATATCATCGTATGGCGAGAGGCTGGCCGCTCCGATCATCGCGGGATCATTTAATTCCCTCGGTGTAAATTCATGTTCCTTCACCGGCGGCGAGGCAGGAATAATAACAACAGACGAATACGGGAATGCCAAACCCCTTGAGGGATCATATTCATTAATAAAAGAACGGATAGAACCACTTCTTAATGATAGTATCCCGGTAATTTGTGGTTTTATCGCCCAGAATGAGGCAGGTATTATCACAACGCTGGGGCGCGGAGGTTCTGATTTCACAGCATCGATTGTGGGAGCAGCGATAAAAGCCAATGAAATATGGCTCTGGAAAGAAGTGAACGGGATAATGACTACTGACCCCAACATCGTTCCCGAAGCAAGACCTATCCCTGTTATTTCCTATATTGAAGCAATGGAGTTATCATATTTCGGGGCAAAAGTACTGCATCCAAGGGCGATCGAGCCTGCGATCAGGCACGGGATACCTGTGCGCGTAAAGAATACATTCCATCCTGAGGTTCCGGGGACTATCGTAGTCAAAGACCAGAAACTGAGTGCGGATATAGTAAAAGCCGTAACAGTAATTAAAAATGTAGCTCTCTTCAATATTTCAGGCGCAGGAATGGTAGGAACGATCGGTGTAGCAGCACGCGTTTTTACTACACTTGCAAATGCAGGCGTAAATATTGTAATGATAAGCCAGGGTTCTTCCGAGGCCAACATCTCACTTGTGGTTGATGCCTCGCATCTTGATAAGGCTGTAAAGGCGATAAAAACTGAATTCAAGAACGGGATCATTAAAGAGATCACTCCTGACAGGAACATTTCCGTTGTAGCCGTTGTAGGTGCAGGCATGGCAAATACCCCCGGCGTAGCAGGGAGAGTTTTCGGGGCCCTTGGAAAAGCAAAAGTAAATGTGATTATGATAAGCCAGGGTTCATCGCAGCACAATATCTCTTTTGCAGTCAGTGGAGACGGAGCAAAAAAGGCTGTATCAGTACTGCATAAAGAGTTTGGCCTTGATCAGGCAAAATAA